Sequence from the Bryobacteraceae bacterium genome:
GGCGCTGCGTGCGGCGATGGGCCCCCGGTGGGAAAGCGCTGGTCCCGTCGTACCGGGCCGCATCGCCGGTCAAAAGGATTACCCAAATTAACAAATCAGGAGGGCGCTTATCCTCCATAATGGCAGAGAGGATTCCGTTTGCGCAAAGTACTGATTTCGTTAAACTTGTTAACGCTGCTGGCAGGTATCCCCGCGTTTGCCCAAGGGCCGGCGAAGGCAGGATTCGTGGGCAGCGAAGCTTGCAAGACCTGCCATGCCGACATTTGGCGAAACTTCTTTAAGAACGCTCACTTCCGGAGCGTCGCGCAGGGAGACCAGCCGCCGGACCAGACCGGCTGCGAAGGCTGCCACGGGCCGGCGCAAGGGCACGTAGCCGCGCGCGGCGGACGCAACACCATCCCTCGGGCGTTTTCCGTAATGGATTCGAAACGCTCGATCGACACGTGCCTGGCGTGCCACTCGAAAGACTTCGCCCGCGCCGAGATCCAGCGTTCTTCGCACACCGAAGCCAACGTCGCCTGCAACGGATGCCACTCCATCCACAAGCCGGCCACGCCGAAGCTGCTCGCCAAGCAACAGGCCGAGCTTTGCTACGGGTGCCACAACAACGTCCGCGCGCAGTTTTCCATGCCGTTCAAGCATCGCGTGAACGAAGGCATGGTGGCGTGCGCCGATTGCCACAATCCGCACGGCGCGGCGTCGCCCTCGTGGCGGATGGGGCAGCGGCCGCGGATGGTGGCCAAGACGCACGACGGCGAGGAGCCATGCTTGAAGTGCCACACCGACAAGCGCGGACCGTTTCTCTTCGAGCATGCGGCGGTTCGCGTGGACGGGTGCGAGACGTGCCATCAGCCACACGGCTCAATGAACGCGCGGCTGCTGCGGCGTCCGGTGGTTTTCACGTTGTGCCTTGAGTGTCACAACGGCTCGGGGACGTTCGGGCGCACGGGCGAAGGCATCCCCACGCAATCGCCGTCGCACAACATGACGGATCCGAAGTATCAGAACTGCACGACGTGCCACGTCCGGGTGCACGGATCGAACGCCGATCCCCAATTTTTCCGGTAGGGCGTTGACGGGGAGATGACGATGAAGATCCAACCCATTCTTTTCGCGATTTGCGCGGCCGCGCCGTGGGCGATGGCCCAGCCGGTGGTAGCGCCGACGCCGGAAACCACCGGTCCGGTGCGCGGAACCAACGCCGGTGAGTACAACATCACGAACACGT
This genomic interval carries:
- a CDS encoding DmsE family decaheme c-type cytochrome, yielding MGSEACKTCHADIWRNFFKNAHFRSVAQGDQPPDQTGCEGCHGPAQGHVAARGGRNTIPRAFSVMDSKRSIDTCLACHSKDFARAEIQRSSHTEANVACNGCHSIHKPATPKLLAKQQAELCYGCHNNVRAQFSMPFKHRVNEGMVACADCHNPHGAASPSWRMGQRPRMVAKTHDGEEPCLKCHTDKRGPFLFEHAAVRVDGCETCHQPHGSMNARLLRRPVVFTLCLECHNGSGTFGRTGEGIPTQSPSHNMTDPKYQNCTTCHVRVHGSNADPQFFR